From the Natronococcus sp. AD-5 genome, one window contains:
- a CDS encoding sensor histidine kinase yields the protein MPHWTRVVSALDGRYAVMALGALYLALAVGWASMQASLGMSRSNILVLAFFISISGLVLLVGGYRLPRSTVHPEFYSTVAKWCFGGLGVMLVMLLLYHVQPTVDIINPDRSALILTGFSSVAGFGVGVYNAQAKTHARQLEAQNWKLQQIQERLAESNERLEQFAYAASHDLQEPLRMVSSYLQLIESRYADEFDEDGKEFLEYAIDGSKRMKEMIDGLLEYSRVDTQGKAFEPTDLEEVLAAVRKDLELQIAESGAEIEIGELPRVRGDASQLRQLFQNLLSNAIEYSGDAPPRITVFADRSGEKWRISVHDEGVGIDRKNQDRIFKVFQRLHSYEEQPGTGIGLALCERIVERHGGEIRVDSEPGEGATFSVTLPPATDRAAEPPSEFP from the coding sequence ATGCCGCACTGGACTCGCGTCGTATCTGCGCTCGACGGTCGGTATGCCGTGATGGCCCTCGGTGCGCTCTACCTCGCGCTCGCCGTCGGCTGGGCGTCGATGCAGGCGTCACTGGGAATGTCTCGTTCGAACATCCTCGTTCTCGCGTTCTTCATCAGTATTTCGGGTCTCGTCCTCCTCGTCGGCGGGTATCGATTACCGCGTTCTACCGTTCACCCGGAGTTTTACTCGACCGTCGCGAAGTGGTGTTTCGGCGGCCTCGGAGTGATGCTCGTCATGCTTCTGCTCTACCACGTTCAACCGACCGTCGACATCATCAATCCGGATCGGTCCGCGCTCATACTAACGGGGTTCAGTAGCGTCGCCGGCTTCGGCGTGGGCGTGTACAACGCACAGGCGAAAACGCACGCCCGTCAGCTCGAGGCGCAAAACTGGAAGTTACAGCAGATACAGGAGCGCCTCGCGGAGTCGAACGAGCGATTAGAACAGTTCGCGTACGCCGCGTCACACGACTTGCAGGAGCCGTTGCGGATGGTTTCGAGCTACCTGCAACTCATCGAGAGCCGGTACGCCGACGAGTTCGACGAGGACGGCAAGGAGTTTCTCGAGTACGCGATCGACGGCTCGAAGCGCATGAAAGAGATGATCGATGGATTGCTCGAATATTCGCGCGTCGATACGCAAGGGAAAGCGTTCGAGCCGACCGATCTCGAGGAAGTACTCGCAGCGGTCCGGAAAGATCTCGAGCTACAGATCGCGGAAAGCGGTGCCGAGATCGAAATCGGAGAGTTACCCCGCGTCAGGGGCGACGCGAGCCAACTGCGACAACTGTTTCAGAATCTCCTTTCCAACGCGATCGAGTACAGCGGCGACGCGCCGCCGCGGATCACCGTCTTCGCCGACCGCAGCGGCGAGAAGTGGAGGATTTCGGTTCACGACGAGGGCGTCGGAATCGATCGAAAAAATCAGGATCGCATTTTCAAGGTGTTCCAGCGCCTCCACAGCTACGAAGAGCAGCCCGGAACGGGAATCGGTTTGGCGCTCTGCGAGCGGATCGTCGAACGCCACGGCGGTGAGATCCGAGTCGACTCCGAACCCGGCGAAGGGGCGACGTTCTCGGTCACGCTACCGCCAGCAACTGACAGGGCGGCCGAACCGCCGAGCGAGTTCCCCTGA
- a CDS encoding Gfo/Idh/MocA family protein encodes MSDTLRTGIIGSGVWGTHIAEQFHENPDATVVALTDISAPNRKQAGETLEVEPEHQYDDYEAMIDAEELDAVQISSPHELHYDQIVAALQRELHVFCEKPLTTDLERARDLTRRVEAGDLVLMAGYQRHVNAAYGEIRNAVASGDIEPKLVTAELTQNWIQIASGTWRADPELSGGGQLYDSGSHVLDAIIWMIDEIPTAVTAELEFEDAERIDVQAALTVRFDGGTVASVAISGDSPDVSERIAVRGDGGRGIVRGTGWSHREVSIVDAEGAERTAVAEDLSSYKKVDAFVQAVRNGETPPATARNAMYATALTEAAYEAARTGERVPIDVAEAPDV; translated from the coding sequence ATGTCTGACACTCTTCGAACCGGTATTATCGGAAGCGGCGTCTGGGGGACTCATATCGCGGAACAGTTTCACGAGAATCCCGATGCAACGGTCGTCGCGTTAACCGACATCTCGGCGCCGAACCGCAAACAGGCCGGCGAGACGCTCGAGGTCGAACCGGAACACCAGTACGACGACTACGAGGCGATGATCGACGCCGAAGAGCTAGACGCCGTCCAGATCAGTTCGCCTCACGAACTCCACTACGATCAGATCGTCGCCGCCCTCCAACGAGAGCTTCACGTCTTCTGTGAGAAGCCGCTCACGACGGATCTCGAGCGGGCTCGCGATCTCACTCGACGGGTCGAAGCCGGCGATCTCGTGCTGATGGCGGGGTATCAGCGCCACGTCAACGCTGCGTACGGCGAAATTCGTAACGCGGTCGCGAGCGGCGATATCGAACCGAAACTCGTCACCGCCGAGCTCACGCAGAATTGGATCCAAATCGCCTCCGGGACGTGGCGCGCCGATCCGGAACTCAGCGGCGGCGGCCAACTGTACGACAGCGGCAGTCACGTGCTCGACGCGATCATCTGGATGATCGACGAGATACCGACGGCCGTCACCGCGGAGCTGGAGTTCGAAGACGCCGAACGGATCGACGTTCAGGCGGCGCTTACGGTTCGATTCGACGGCGGCACGGTAGCGAGTGTCGCCATCTCCGGGGACTCGCCCGACGTCTCCGAACGAATCGCAGTACGCGGCGACGGCGGCCGCGGCATCGTGCGGGGTACCGGATGGTCACACCGCGAGGTCTCTATCGTCGATGCCGAGGGAGCGGAGCGGACGGCGGTCGCCGAGGACCTCTCGTCGTACAAAAAGGTCGACGCTTTCGTTCAGGCGGTTCGAAACGGGGAAACGCCGCCGGCCACCGCCAGGAACGCGATGTACGCGACGGCGCTGACCGAAGCGGCCTACGAAGCGGCACGAACCGGTGAACGCGTTCCTATCGACGTTGCTGAGGCACCAGACGTATAG